In one Ornithinimicrobium pratense genomic region, the following are encoded:
- a CDS encoding PHP domain-containing protein: MSQVPEPVDALRRIAFLLERGRAESRRVEAYRKAARTILPLGEDEVRRRVQEGTLRELPGIGTSTSAVIEQAVAGQVPDKLRDLEAQATGPLVEGGESMRAMLRGDLHTHSDWSDGGSPIEEMVATAMELGHDYVALTDHSGGLRVANGLSADRLRRQLTVVDAINAHVGPDFTLLAAIEVDILEDGALDQKPDLLAALNIRVSSVHSKLRMESAAMTRRMVTAVHDPLTSVLGHCTGRRVMPRRGDQGERTGGRMRPPSEFDARAVFEACAETGTAVEINSRPERQDPPGELLDLAIEIGCLFAISTDAHAPGQLDFLDLGCERAVRHGVPPERVVNTWPVEKLKDWARP; encoded by the coding sequence ATGAGCCAGGTTCCCGAACCCGTCGACGCCCTGCGCCGGATCGCCTTCCTCCTGGAGCGCGGCCGGGCCGAGTCCCGGCGCGTGGAGGCCTACCGCAAGGCCGCGCGGACGATCCTGCCACTGGGCGAGGACGAGGTGCGCCGGCGGGTGCAGGAGGGCACCCTGCGCGAGCTGCCGGGGATCGGCACGTCGACCTCCGCCGTCATCGAGCAGGCGGTGGCGGGGCAGGTCCCCGACAAGCTGCGGGACCTGGAGGCGCAGGCGACCGGGCCGCTGGTCGAGGGCGGGGAGTCGATGCGGGCCATGCTGCGAGGAGACCTGCACACCCACTCCGACTGGTCCGACGGCGGCTCGCCCATCGAGGAGATGGTCGCGACCGCGATGGAGCTGGGCCACGACTACGTGGCGCTGACCGACCACTCGGGTGGGCTGCGGGTGGCCAACGGACTGTCTGCCGACCGGCTGCGGCGGCAGCTCACTGTGGTGGACGCCATCAACGCCCACGTCGGCCCGGACTTCACGCTGCTCGCCGCCATCGAGGTCGACATCCTCGAGGACGGCGCCCTTGACCAGAAGCCGGACCTGCTTGCGGCACTAAACATCCGGGTGTCCTCGGTGCACTCCAAACTGCGGATGGAGTCGGCCGCGATGACCCGACGGATGGTGACGGCGGTCCACGACCCGCTGACCTCGGTGCTCGGTCACTGCACCGGGCGGCGGGTCATGCCCAGGCGCGGCGACCAGGGGGAGCGCACCGGCGGTCGGATGCGGCCGCCGAGCGAGTTCGACGCCCGGGCGGTCTTCGAGGCGTGCGCGGAGACGGGGACCGCCGTGGAGATCAACTCCCGGCCCGAGCGCCAGGACCCGCCCGGGGAGCTGCTGGACCTGGCGATCGAGATCGGCTGCCTGTTCGCGATCAGCACCGACGCCCATGCCCCCGGCCAGCTGGACTTCCTCGACCTTGGCTGCGAGCGCGCCGTCCGCCACGGCGTCCCCCCGGAGCGCGTGGTCAACACCTGGCCCGTCGAGAAGCTCAAGGACTGGGCCCGCCCCTGA